The Lycium barbarum isolate Lr01 chromosome 12, ASM1917538v2, whole genome shotgun sequence genome includes a region encoding these proteins:
- the LOC132621702 gene encoding two-pore potassium channel 3-like has protein sequence MEKEPLLPCYLSPRASPRPTPISLCPLLENNEISVPPLNVPLTPSELKERIIFGPPDAKDLPTSSSSVNLENDNNNIQNSWLFDPNYPTWTKSNLHRSKTAPAMAVINDFEHSTVSKPPQFAKNSVVGQGVVLLMLYLTLGVVIYSFFKDHFKATETHPVVDALYFCIVTMCTIGYGDITPDSTVTKMFSILFVLVGFGFIDILLSGMVSYVLDLQENYLLRTIKSGNSHDARSYIIDVKKGRMRIRMKVALALGVVVLCIGIGVTVMHFVEKLGWVDAFYLSVMSVTTVGYGDRAFQSMTGRIFASIWLLVSTLAVARAFLYLAEARVDKRHRRMAKWVLDQDMTVAQFLAADIDNNGFVSKSEYAIYKLKEMGKITEKDVMQICKQFERLDSGNCGRITLGDLMEHNH, from the exons ATGGAAAAAGAACCACTCCTCCCCTGTTATCTCAGCCCTAGAGCATCACCCCGCCCCACCCCTATCTCCCTATGCCCTTTACTTGAAAACAATGAAATTTCAGTCCCACCTTTAAATGTCCCTCTTACCCCTTCTGAACTTAAAGAACGTATTATTTTTGGTCCCCCTGATGCTAAAGACCTTCCCACTTCTTCATCTTCAGTCAATCTtgaaaatgataataataatattcAGAATTCTTGGTTGTTTGACCCAAATTACCCTACTTGGACTAAGAGTAATCTTCATAGGTCTAAAACTGCACCTGCTATGGCTGTTATTAATGATTTTGAACATTCTACTGTTTCTAAGCCACCCCAGTTTGCTAAAAATTCAGTTGTTGGACAAGGGGTTGTGCTTTTGATGCTTTATTTGACACTTGGGGTGGTTATTTATTCTTTCTTTAAGGATCATTTTAAGGCTACTGAGACACATCCTGTTGTTGATGctttgtatttttgtattgttACTATGTGCACTATTGGTTATGGTGATATAACTCCTGATAGTACTGTTACTAAGATGTTTTCTATACTGTTTGTGCTTGTGGGGTTTGGTTTTATTGATATTTTGCTTAGTGGGATGGTTAGTTATGTGCTTGATTTGCAAGAGAATTACTTGTTGAGGACTATTAAAAGTGGGAATTCACATGATGCTAGGTCTTATATTATTGATGTGAAGAAAGGGAGAATGAGGATAAGAATGAAGGTGGCATTGGCATTAGGTGTTGTGGTTCTTTGTATTGGGATTGGGGTCACTGTTATGCATTTTGTTGAGAAGCTTGGCTGGGTAGATGCATTTTATTTGTCAGTTATGTCGGTTACCACTGTCGGGTACGGTGATAGGGCGTTCCAATCGATGACCGGTCGTATCTTTGCATCGATTTGGTTGCTCGTGTCTACACTTGCAGTTGCGCGAGCATTTCTTTACTTAGCTGAGGCCAGAGTAGATAAACGTCACCGGAGAATGGCAAAATGGGTGCTTGATCAGGATATGACTGTTGCTCAATTTCTTGCTGCTGATATCGATAATAATGGATTCGTGAG TAAATCAGAATATGCGATTTACAAACTGAAAGAAATGGGGAAGATCACAGAGAAAGATGTAATGCAGATTTGCAAACAGTTTGAACGGCTGGACAGTGGCAACTGCGGAAGGATTACCCTCGGTGATCTGATGGAACACAACCATTAA